A genome region from Strigops habroptila isolate Jane chromosome 12, bStrHab1.2.pri, whole genome shotgun sequence includes the following:
- the CDC23 gene encoding cell division cycle protein 23 homolog: protein MAAAGLCGGDFSDLREVKKQLLRVAERSRERGLQHSGKWASELAFALDPLPLSELPPPPALTEEDARDLDAYTLAKSYFDLKEYDRAAYFLRGCKSQKAYFLYMYSRYLSGEKKKDDETVDSLGPLEKGQVKNEALRELRVELSKKHKARELDGFGLYLYGVVLRKLDLVKEAIDVFVEATHVLPLHWGAWLELCNLITDKEMLKFLSLPDTWMKEFFLAHIYTELQLIEEALQKYQSLIDAGFSKSTYIISQIAVAYHNIRDIDKALSIFNELRKQDPYRIENMDTFSNLLYVRSMKPELSYLAHNLCEIDKYRVETCCVIGNYYSLRSQHEKAALYFQRALKLNPRYLGAWTLMGHEYMEMKNTSAAIQAYRHAIEVNKRDYRAWYGLGQTYEILKMPFYCLYYYRRAHQLRPNDSRMLVALGECYEKLNQLVEAKKCYWRAYAVGDVEKMALVKLAKLHEQLNESEQAAQCYIKYIQDIYSCGEIVEHLEVSTAFRYLAQYYFKCKLWDEASACAQKCCAFNDTREEGKALLRQILQLRNQGETSSTDIAAPFFLPASLSANNTPTRRVSPLNLSSVTP, encoded by the exons ATGGCGGCCGCGGGGCTGTGCGGCGGCGACTTCTCGGACCTGCGGGAGGTCAAGAAGCAGCTGCTGCGCGTGGCGGAGCGGAGCCGCGAGCGCGGGCTGCAGCACAGCGGCAAGTG GGCCTCCGAGCTCGCCTTCGCCTTGGATCCGCTGCCGCTGAGCGAGCTGCCGCCGCCTCCTGCGCTCACAGAG GAGGACGCTCGTGATTTGGATGCCTACACATTAGCCAAGTCTTACTTTGATCTAAAGGAATATGACAGGGCTGCCTATTTTCTGCGGGGATGCAAGAGTCAGAAAGCTTACTTCTTATATATGTACTCGAGATACCTG tcaggggaaaagaagaaggatGATGAGACAGTGGATAGTTTGG GACCTCTGGAAAAAGGACAGGTGAAAAATGAAGCTCTACGAGAATTGAGAGTTGAGCTCAGCAAGAAACACAAGGCACGGGAATTGGATGGATTTGGCCTTTATCT GTATGGTGTCGTGCTGCGGAAGCTGGACCTGGTGAAAGAAGCCATAGATGTATTTGTTGAAGCTACCCATGTCTTACCTTTGCACTGGGGAGCCTGGCTGGAACTTTGCAACTTGATTACAGATAAAGAGATG TTGAAGTTCCTGTCCTTGCCAGATACATGGATGAAAGAGTTCTTTCTTGCACACATTTATACAGAGCTGCAGCTGATAGAGGAGGCTCTGCAGAAGTACCAGAGTCTCATTGATGCAGGATTTTCCAAAAGCACTTACATCATCTCTCAGATTGCAGTTGCCTACCACAATATCCGAG ATATTGACAAAGCTTTATCCATCTTTAATGAGCTAAGAAAACAAGATCCTTACAGGATAGAAAACATGGACACTTTCTCCAACTTGCTATATGTAAGG AGCATGAAGCCTGAGTTGAGCTATCTGGCTCACAATCTCTGTGAGATAGACAAGTATCGTGTTGAGACCTGCTGCGTAATTG GGAATTACTATAGTTTGCGTTCCCAGCATGAAAAAGCAGCCCTCTATTTCCAGAGGGCCCTGAAACTGAATCCTCGTTATCTGGGAGCATGGACGCTTATGGGACATGAGTATATGGAAATGAAGAACACATCCGCAGCTATCCAGGCTTATAG ACATGCAATAGAGGTGAACAAAAGGGACTACAGAGCATGGTATGGCTTGGGACAAACCTATGAAATcctgaaaatgccattttacTGTCTTTATTACTACCGACGGGCCCACCAGCTCAG ACCAAATGATTCTCGTATGCTGGTTGCTCTAGGAGAATGCTATGAGAAACTCAATCAGTTGGTGGAAGCTAAAAAG TGCTACTGGAGGGCTTATGCTGTGGGAGATGTGGAGAAAATGGCACTGGTGAAACTAGCAAA gCTGCATGAACAGCTGAATGAATCTGAACAGGCAGCTCAGTGCTATATCAAATACATCCAGGATATCTATTCCTGTGGG GAGATAGTGGAACACCTGGAGGTCAGCACTGCCTTCCGTTACCTGGCCCAGTACTACTTCAAGTGTAAGCTCTGGGATGAAGCCTCCGCTTGTGCTCAGAAGTGCTGCGCATTCAATGAT ACTAGAGAAGAAGGGAAGGCCCTGCTGCGGCAGATCTTACAGCTCCGCAACCAAGGAGAAACATCATCCACAGATATTGCTgctccctttttcctccctgcgTCCTTGTCGGCAAACAACACTCCCACACGTCGTGTCTCTCCACTCAATCTGTCTTCTGTAACACCATGA